Within Colias croceus chromosome 10, ilColCroc2.1, the genomic segment GACACCCTTCTGGCGCTGGCATGCGGTAACCTGATAGTAAAAAGAtagttaaatgttaataatatttttgaagtccacttctttaggcgcgttgagagtaaagtttcaaggtcgcgtcgttacaataccgtcacgtcatggtgTAAGGCAacaattttggtatctttgaatcttgccaaagaaatttcacttctgacacgtgtgctagGCACACAAGCTCTTTTTTTGCGtacattaaaaaacaattgcTAAGGTTTTATCTATGAAGTCTATTatgtataacaattaaaaatagtaccctaaaaattggaaaatatttatgtatgtatgatatataaaaatagcatACCTTGATCAATTTTCTCCCTAGCCCTGGAGTTGCTCATGCCCGCGTACGGAGTGTCGCCCTTCGAGAATATCTCCCACACCAGCACGCCGTAGCTCCACACGTCACACAGCGATGTGTATTTACCTGTTATatggttatatttattatagtcgGATTTTTATACGACTAGAATAGgcatattaaattaagaattttataattgaacaTTCGATTTCCACTAATACTAAAAAAGTCCAATTTTAATGTCTATAActatatagattttaaaccTAGGGAACTTCTACATGCTACCAGTATTTATTTGTCTCGTGGTGAATGAAGCTCTCAGACTCGAGGTAGGTTACGTCAAGTTCTTTGcccttataattattatatgggtACTTACCAAAATTGAGAGCTTCTGGCGCAGTCCACTTAATAGGTATCTGCTTCATGCCTCCCGACACGATATACTCCTCCTCTTCCCTTGACATGCCGAAGTCAGAAATCTTCACAATATTATCATCTCCAACTAAACAGTTCCTAGCAGCCAGATCTCGATGTATGCAGCTCTTGGACTCAAGGTATCGCATACCGGCTGCAGCATCACGACACATGCATAGTAGGGAGCGGCTGCTGAGCGACTGGGCTCGGGTTCGTAGGAACGTGAGCAGAGAACCACCTGAGGGTagttaaaagttttatgtATGTGTGGAAAGGTACTGAAAGTGGAGGATTGCGAGCAGAAACTGCTTATGGgaagtaatattttgtagGAATGTTGAATTGTTTCAAACTTTATACCATAAAAGTGGATAGTTTTTGATCCTGCTAGTAAATAACAGAAACAAAACATCAAATAGGTGcacacaatttaaaaaatttaatattttagtatttcttCTTCAAGTGACACCTGATGATGATTTATAGCGATCGACCTACTAAGAAGGGTTAAGTATATCAATTTAATCACCAACAATATTACTAAATCATAATTCCTTATTTACACAAACAAAACCTTACCTGACACAAGTTCCATAACGATCATAATTGGCTGTTTCTGCACCGCTATCCCAATAAGCCGCACAATGTTCGGATGTTGGTACTGCTTGAGAATACGACCTTCTTGCAAGAAGGTGCGTTTCTGTTCCTCTGGTAGAGCCACTCGGCAGGTCTTCACCGCCACCTCCTGGCCCGTGGTGATGAGACGGGCTTTGTACACGTCGCCGAAGTTACCCTGGATGGACATATTGAATACTTCTCTCTTTACAAAGTAAAGATATCTCTAAGACAAAGGATATACAGGATGGCCCAAACCTTGacgacaatattttttttagattccTCACTTCGTGAATCAGAATATACCCCATTTATGTCAGCCGATTTTTCCTAGTTTTAGAATTATGTAAGTTTTCTTGACTGAGAAATTCTGAAGTGAAgcattttacttatttaaaaaaactgttGACTTTTTTAACATTTCGGTTTGTAATATAATCCTTGCCACCAGCTCAGAAGTGCTAGTGGCCTTTGTTCCATATTCCTATCACACCCATAACTCACCCGGCCAATCTTATCCAACAGCTGCACGTGGTCATTATTCAGTTCCCAGGTCTCCCGCGGCACTGCCCGCCGCAGTAGGGCTCCGGAGCGTGCGGTCACGGGCACCCCACTGGCCCTCTGCCACGCCACCAGCTCAGCGACTGAGGGAAACGCAGCACCCTCGAAGCGGTAGTGGCCCTGGTGTATAGTGTTAGTCAGTACTTGTACAGTCCCCGGTACGCAACGTTTCGTACGCACAAATAGCTTTTCCCGCATTCCTCGCTTTTctcttatttgtttctaaaCAGATATGATTCATAATAAGTGATGAAAAGAGATACATTGTATAGACCTGCAAAATATGTGGTCGAGGGCAGGCTGTGCAGTGATTAGATTACTAAAgcttattagatataagcaaaattgtttttaataaaacaatccttttataccataaaaatactaaataggtCAACTTCCGCTTGCCTCACAAATTTTAAACGTGATTTTATTCTTGTTTTAATAGTTATTCTTCTAATCAAGAGAGACAAATCCATCAATCACAGATCGTTAAATTGTCGAGAAAGCCTTGACTTACAAATGTTGTAGTTAACCTGAATTTGTATACTCTAACATTTCACATAACGCCATCTTTTGTTCAAAATagcaaaacattaaaatataacagtaCTGAAGATGCTTTAACATTTTATCTGTATCCTAAaaccatattatataattttaaaacaattttataagtcaaaattaaaaaaaaattctcacCTCTGGCGTAGTCTGCACAATGAAATGCTTATGTTGTCCCCAACAAACAGACAGCACCAGTTGTCTCGCGTGATTCCTCGTGGTCTCCCGCACTAGATAGTCTCCATCGCTCCTGAGCAGCCGCACCACCTCCTCCCGCGGCAGCACCCCGTGGAACCACTCCTGGTCCACCAGCGAGCGCTCCGTCTCGCTTGCACTCACCTACGAACACGGGCAAGAGCGAGATAAGCATATTTATTGATGAGGACCAGCGCGTGGGTGAAAGGTGAATTTATAAATGCAATATAAAATTGCTTGCTTGTTTCGGTTATTTTAAGCAATAGTTCAGTCATTTCTTGCTTGTGACCGTCGTCATTATTTGTGATAAATAAAgacacaattttttattagcgTCATCGATAGACGTGATCATTCCATAAAACGATATCAGCTGTTATGAGCGACACGTGGCAGCACGATTATAAGTtcgtttgaaattttaatgccTTCCTATTTACGGAAAATTTAAATGGCTGTTTTGAATGTTTCATAAAATACAcctataaaaacattatatgtataaaaggCAGCAATAcctttacattaaaatttaaaatgaatacagaaaacacacaaaaaaatacatttttattgatcACACATCAAAACAACGTCTCATTAGTCATGCACAAATCACACGTTAGACGGTAATCAATACCACAGAAGCTGCAAAACAAACGTCACAACATACAAGTTCCCTTTCCAGTTCCTTCTCCAGCTCCAGCTGTAATTGCTTCAAGCGTTTCTTCCTGCGCGGTATCACCACCGGCGGCAAGTCACCGTTAGTTATGTACATCGCGAACGgatccatattaatattaacggCCTCATAAACGCTCCAATTTTATTATCACTTCACAGGAATTATTACGAGCTCGACGCAAAACTCCGAAACGTCGCGTAAACAGATCATTTCTGGAACGACTCGAGCATCAccttgattttgaaattgtgtTGTGAACGAACCGgtgctattttaattttatatgtaaagcGTATTCCGGTGCGAAGTTCGCGCGTGCCAGGATGCGCGGCGGCTAAATATACCGCGATCTTTCGCAACCTCAACGTGATTAAACTTTTTTAGCATGCGTGTCATGCCATGCGTCTGTTACGCCGGTAGTGACGCTGTTTGTGGGCCGCGAAACTTGGAGATACTAGTACAAGATAATAGGATACTACGAtcagattttaattttatattctaacTATTCAAAATTAATGAGAAATTTTTAACCGATACTATCAGAAATTcaattgatataataaaacctgtgtaatttaagaaattttaattaactgaaataaatttttacaagagtattatttatagtaaacATTGAAACTTCAATTTAACCGAGACATCCACCAAGCAGCTAAAAATCCAtaagaaatatccaaaaagcCCACAAACGCGTCACCCCGCAGCACTCACCAAGCGACATCTACACACACGTCTAACGTCACACCGCACGCATCTCTTCCGGACGGCTTTGAGCACGATCCGTTTGCTCCGGACGGCTCTGAGCACGATCCGTTTATTCCGGAGCGTGCGCACAAGCTTTACCGGGTCGGGGCCTTCGCTACTGCTCCTGTACGTTTTGGGCGGTAGGGCTGGACTAGCTGGAGCAGACTTGCGACGAAAGGGCCGTGTGAAGAGCCGAAGGAACGGCTTCGGGGGGACTATGGAGTGGAGGTGCAGCCGCAGCGCGTCTAGGGACGCTTTGGACGCGATGGACGAACGGTCCTGATGGTTTGGTTACACCTAGTTATACTAGCATATATGCTGAcgtaattaaatgtatattttcaatataactTTCAAGCTACATTAAATTCTGTAATCacagaatttataaatttgattCTGAGTATAGGACCCAATACCACAGCCAGTGAAGCGAATCATTTATGTTATCTAGATatcaaagttatttaaaaagaatatatGAATCAACATAAACAGGCAATTTTCAAATTGAACTATCATTTTCGAACATGTGACTTTTTTGGCAAACAATTTTTCTCCATTactctattatatttttaagaattttaacaatgaattaaataggtaaaatcttggtaaaatattaattgttaatttgttacATATTGTTACTTACGTTCTTCTTACGATAAATGCGTTGAAATGACGTACAGGAGAACttgtgaaatattaaatatcctcgcgaaaattaaataatgtgaTAAATGCAGACGAAAAACCAAACCCAAAGCAATTAATCTTGATACCATAACAATCCTAGTTGCCACTATGCAATTTCTAGAAACCTTTAGAAACCTGTAGAGCTGTctgcatttaaataaaaatcacagTTTCAAAActcttgataatattataactcaCTCTCTGTGCTCGTACTATAAACAACTGGACACATTCACactcaaaaaattatattactttaatGAGTGTATACTCATTAAATGTATTCAACTGACTTTGAACATTATTATCACGTAATAAGATCACAATTTAAATGGATGTTTTATACCACCGGACACTTTTTGACGTCCTTTTAATATGCGATTGTGagaataattaacaaataatatttttactatcaCCAAATAGTTATCAGGTTACCTGATGGTCCACAGTGGATCCATCCAGACTGTCAACTCCTACAGTCTCAGCGGAGAGATCTGGACAGCCGCTGGGAGCCTCTTCGCAGCCGAGTTCAGCAAGTGCTGACCGGATCATCTCAGCCTGTTTGGCgcatttcctctcagctatCCGTAGCTCTAGTAGCTTGATTGGTTCTGATGTTGTTACTGGTATGGGCGGTGGGGAATGCCTggggaaaataataaaattttgaattacaCCATACAAGATTTCAACTTCAATAAGTACTggataagaaaaataagaGTAAACTGATTGATACCTAATGCTTTTATAAGCTTATGCAGCAATACATCACAGAATTGCAGAAAAcagacaaataaattatagaattAACATATCCTACGAACATTAGTCTAATTTGGAAAcagttgtaaataaaatatcaaaatatatatttagtgaacataaaaaattacataaaaaatttcGACAGTAtttcacattacataaaaaatttcGACAGTATTTCACACAAATCAATATTTGAAGCACTAGAAAGTCAAAAAATACATTCGACATATATTAATCtacttaaaaatgtttataacaaAAGTACAGCGTCAATAAAATTACAGAAAACTGGTCCAAAATTTCAAATCAAACAGGGAGTTAAACAGGGTGACCCATTATCTCCTAAATTATTCAATAGCACTCTGGAACATATATTTAGGAAACTTACGACTGGTTGGGTTGAACGGGGCATTGTTATCGGTGGAGCAAAATTAACAAACTTGCGTTTTGCTGATGACGTCGTCCTATTCGCTTCTTCGGCCCGCGAACTACAAGAAATGCTACAAGAACTAAGCAATGCTAGCCTTGAGGTTGGACTTAAAATGAATATGACCAAGACAAAAATTATGACCAATTCTACCAACATCAAAATGACAGTCGATAGCGAAGATATTCAATATGTCAAAGAATACATTTATCTCGGACAAGTAATCTCCTTCCAGGCAAGACAAGATCGCGAAATTTCAAGGCGAACAGAAAATGCTTGGAGAAGTTTTTGGTCCATGAAAGACTTCTTCAAAGGTAATCTCCCTTTAAACATCAAAAGGAAGCTTATGGACATGTGTATTCTTCCAATTTTAACTTATGGTGCACAAACTTGGTCCTTGACAAATGAACAAAAGTACAAACTGAAGGTCTGTCAAAGGGCAATGGAGCGAAGCATACTAGGTGTTAAATTAACAGATCGTGTTCGAAACACCGAGCTACGCTCCAAAACTAAAATTGCCGATGTAGCGCAAAAAGCTGCTTCGCTTAAATGGAGCTGGGCAGGGCATATTAGTCGCATGCCGGACGAACTGTGGGCCAAGATAACGACTTTGTGGAGACCAAACACAGCTAGAAGGCGTCGCGGCAGGCCGAAGAAAAGATGGCGGGATGAACTGGACCAATTTAATAAAGACTGGTCTACAATAGCACAAGATCGTGATTCATGGAAGCGCTTTGGGGAGGCCTTTGCTCAGCATTGGGACACAACAGgctaatacaatacaatacaatacaaaaaatttcTCTAAACTATAAAATcctatgatttatttttgatatattttcatacttttttCCAAACCatgatttatttctatatttcaCCATGGaaatataactaataaaacgtaaaatacataaacaattaCCTATCAATCCCATTAACTCCATTAGTCATGCTATTATTGTTCTTACAAACGCCGTTCCCAATGATCTCCGGACCCTGTAGAGCTGTCTGCTTCTCCCTATTGTCTTGCAAGACTGACTCCAATTCCGTGAGCTTTTCCTTCAGCCATTCTACTGTTAAGTTGTCAACTGTTAACTGGTTTGGTTGGAGCTTCCCGCTTGTATCTTCTACTAGACTCTCGTCAAATGCAAATATCACTGGAGTGGAGGGGGGTGATCTGAAAGAGAATCATAgttgaaaaagttttttttgtggtgatacttctttaggcgcgttgagagtaaaatttcatggcaataccatcacgtcatggagAAAGGCGACGaatttggtatctttgaatgcCAAAGaggtttcacttctgacacgtatgctcggcacacacgctctctttttttttttaaatcactataaattttgataattttgaattaacataatataaagtattgaCTTTATATTGGGTACAATATTGtacacaaatacatattatatttgatcGACAAATGAGGGTCTTATGTAAATGAGTTTGAATGAGGTAATTACTAAAACCAGAAAGCAAAACAACAGATatgatgtgtttttttaaattcaaaaacaCTTATTTACATTATACCAAATAtcttcaattatattttaatagactgtacataaataatgtgttccttacttatatttttccaTAAACTCTTTGTATTCTTCTTGTGGCCTAAGATTTTGAACTGTAGTCTCAGTTTTGCTTTGAATCTCCTTAAATTTGTCTGTGCTGAAGTCCGATCTCTGAACAACCTCCAAAAGGACCCCTTTCCTATAAAACAgagtaatatttaaatcatgataaaaaatacgaaaatacgttaatattttttttttgcatttttcttGGTCAAATCTTatacaataaatcaaaatacatattacgagttaaaattattttcatattccaTCAATTATTTTACGGGTCATAACGTTCCTCCGTACTTTCAGTTACAATTCCTTCCACCTATTATCACCATAATTCATAAATACTAATAGAAACATAATAGTGCCGCCGTCCACAGCGCACGCTCGCAGTCCGTCGCTCAGCCAATAGCAGCACGTGTGTTAGGGCCGGCGCCGATATGGAGAAGCGCAGTGCAGCGCGCTTTTCATTGTCAAACTATTATCGACATTAtcctaattaaaataacgCTCAAAAAAGCGCAGCGCACTACCTTTTAGCGTTTGACGCTTcgataaattagttttaaataaaataaattgttgttatttgattttgaattttattttgatgaaaacAATGTCGAAAATAGATTGTCAATTAAAAATGCGCTGCGCTGCGCTTCGCCGTATCTGCGCCGGGCACAATGTGCACAGAACCCACCACGAGGTGGCCGTGGCCTCGCCTTGCCGCCGCTGCTGGTCCAGCAACGCGGGCAGTGCCGCCGTCCGCAACGCGCGCTCGCACTCGGTCGCCTCGGCCAACAGCAGCACGTATTCATTGTGCGCTCGGTGCAAGCGGCGACACGCTTTGCCGTACTTGTCACGGGTTTCGTCTAGTTTGCGGCCTCCTCTACTCGTGGGACCTggaaaatagaaaaattatattgatgaaaaatatatccaataaattttaatgatgttTAATTTCCAAAAATAGTTTGTTCAGAGATTtgccaaaataatttaaaatgaggcatcacatgaaaaaatataaccaTTTTTTATAGCCTACTTTGGAGTTATTCGTTGGTTATTCTCTCATAGAGTTAATACTCAAAATCATAGGAAAACTAGAGTTTGATCTGCGACTAAAACATACGAATCAAAAGAAACATTTACGCACAACCTATCATTTCCGAATGCATTTATCCTCATGGGTAGTCGTGATAGAAAGCGGTTACCGCTCATGCAACGTTTAAATCAATATTCTATAATTTCGATGGAACAAATAACAGTCTATATTTACGCAAATGCACCGTACTCGACAAACAAGTGAGctgataagtaggtatgtcTGTTTGTGCAATTGTGCCTGGCGCCAGAGGTGGCTGTTATCACGAGCTAATGTAATGAGCGGCTTGCTAAATCTTACTAAGCAATGAGGGGAGTTTggtaatttaattgtataataattaaaatatctcttgTATCTTGTATCGTGTGAATTTTCtagaatttaaaagtaaaaacggTAGACATTTGAGGAACGGTACAAACTTAATTTGCAATAGGTGTactttctttaatttatacGACCTAAATTAATACTAGATACCAATACAAAATACCAATTAATTTCTCCTTCGCAAGCTCAACTAAGCTTCATGGCATAAAATCGATTATTCATTTGTTTACATAGACGCAAATATTTAGTTAGAAATGGGTAGTTCAATAGGTAGAGTAATTCTGGCGTGGGTTAGctgtatgtttataataaaacctgCGTGGTGGAAATTACTAACGAAAGTTCAATGGAAGGAATCGCAATGGAATatgttatcttttttttttttttttattgacgaTAGGGAAgagcttgaccacaatctcgcctgatgttaagctgagatgtggtctaagatggtacgcgcttccctagaaggtacctgttcactctacgcttgaagacccccatattgtactcgtcggggaacacatgATCTTATGAGTTTATCATAAATATGGTGTTtcgttattatatttattgtcagTTTAACATGCAGTACCTAGAACATAAAAGGAGGTCTAGGACTGGATATTAGGTAGTAGTTTTAGGTATTACAGAAGAAATTATAGGAATTTTAAGTAAAGTATATATGAGAAATAGTGTTAATTTATACTGAGACCAAATTGATACTCACATTTAAGATAATTTTCTTCAAACTTGGCTCTCATCTGCTTGTAAGACTCGAGACACTTTTGGTATTCACTTTGTTTTCTCTGCACTTCTTCACTCAACtgtgaacaaaaaaagaaattgttATATATTCCTGTATCATAGATAAAGCTTTGTCAAAAATTAGactttatttcttaaataaaaatatttaaattttaatgcacAAATGGTAACAAATGTCCTTCAGTGTGAACTATGCAACTTTTTACATCaaaccaataaaattacataacttGCAACTGTACAAATGTCGAAATGTTTatcataattcaataaaaattgaaatccaaTATTGGCAAAATGATGCAATATTGTAGAACTATAAATCAAATCGTCGAATTTGAGTAAAGCATTTCACATAAACCATTTCCGAGGCAAATGTTTACATTTCGAGGCTTGTTTCACAAACTAGACAACATTTACATCCGTTGCTGCGGTTCGTGGAATGTCTGCCTATCATATCCTAAGGTCTACAAACAATTTGTATACAATACctctgtttatattatatgtaatttatatatacaaGCAGGGTCGAAATTGTAAGCGTGAAACCAATAGAacgttatttttaaccgacttcaaaaaaaaaggaagaGGTTATCAAttacgtgattatttttttgttcgatgcgggatggtgtcgaattggtcccgtaaaaattttattcagataggcccagtagtttttattttatgagcatttttgtctgtaggtatttgtaaattttgcaagtgcaagtttgaagtctgttgtttttaacgcagttatcacttgtgattaaatacatttgatataattataggCAAATAAGATTAGAGGTCTCAAGAGAAATTCAGTTTCTGCCGCCTTTTAgagattatataataaaagtacaaaaataatcaattagcctatttttatgatatagaTGAAATATGTGAATAACAGAGGtaagtatgtaggtaattataaaataatcgcAGTttcaattatatgtataataatctTTTAATAATGATGCTctttatatataggtatctaCTTTACAGTTTACTTCAAGTGCTGCgttataaaaacaatgattGCTCCCGGACAACAAAGTTGAAAACTTGATTCTGATGTGACAGTAATTTACTCGCAAAGTACGTGTCCAAATTCAATTATCTCTGTCACTTTAATGCTcgtacaaaaacattttaaacagCTTGTTTGTTGAGTCAGTGATTCATAATCTATAAAAGGCTATTAGGTTCATGTTTTTACTGAATTGAAAGCCCACCTGTCGTAATCATGTTATTATTGAAACGCATAAAACTATAATGAAGCATATAAGCGCAAACgtatattttaagatttaacgGGCTAGCAATAAGGTCagtggaaaaaaaattaccactACAAGtggaaaatgaaataattattgagtttcattaagtttaaacaaatatattgtatttctaTCTCAAGTAAAACTTGCAAGTGCCTAGGGCTGCATTTTTACTGTATGACAATATATCACGtcgaattttgtgatacaAATTAGCAGTAAGGGTATCATCCAACTGCAACGTGAGCAACTCAGTAGCTACattgaaatatgaatttaatatatcaaaaatattactagGTACTCATAGAGCTTTAGATCAAACATAcctactattatttattatatcatataATTGTGAGCATAGTAACAAGTAACAACCTTCGTCGTAGTGAACGGAAACGGTTGGAATACATTCACGAGCAGCTAACCGCATCAATATtcatttgtatttattcattcaatagCTTTTAACAAATCacttaatgaatttattataaagtactCATTCGCCATTCATTTAATTCACCCAGGAAATATATAAGTATCTCTTTtgataaagtaatttaaaaataatgataatacaTCAAAATGTTTAGTTTTTCCATgagttatcataataattattaatctaattaattcataaatgCAGATTAAAAatccataaaatatacattacgaaataaataaagaaatgacCAGTATACCTACTAACTACTACCTACTGAATAtagaatatatataatatgtaattaaacattttgtatacgtattaAGGAAATTAAagttacattaataaattaactgttgtttttttattgctatgtacattgtacatatttaacattttaagtaatattaaaattgaacataaTGTAATGCATAATGATATGAACAAGTTAAGCCTACGTATCGCATATTTTACAGTCAATTCTACAGGTACTAGATCTACATCTTCAAAGCTTttgatttgataataattttaaatatcaataaaatcgGACTAGATACGTGTATAGATTTTactatagatatagatttacCATTGTCAATTACAATGCTCGACACGCGTGTCATGCGTACGCGACTGTCATGTCAATATTAACCGTTTAATGATTACATTGACACCGCTGAAGAAAGTGGTAGAAAATATCACGTCAATGGGTGATTAGCATTTAATCACGTATGAGTCggcaatatttatatttcacattcgaaattataatatctacttcTAACATGTGAGAATTGAGTGAAATACTTACTCATAAATCTCAAAAGctcattttgatttttatgcACTATCACGTCTTATACTTATTTCTTTCATcttttatcaatataataaagtaatatgaagtcttataaagtaaaatatagataaatattgatttttgcGTTATTCGCATTATCACGAATTTTGTCAACGGAACTTTCTCCGtttatttcttgtaatattac encodes:
- the LOC123694734 gene encoding tyrosine-protein kinase Fer isoform X3, encoding MDPFAMYITNGDLPPVVIPRRKKRLKQLQLELEKELERELVSASETERSLVDQEWFHGVLPREEVVRLLRSDGDYLVRETTRNHARQLVLSVCWGQHKHFIVQTTPEGHYRFEGAAFPSVAELVAWQRASGVPVTARSGALLRRAVPRETWELNNDHVQLLDKIGRGNFGDVYKARLITTGQEVAVKTCRVALPEEQKRTFLQEGRILKQYQHPNIVRLIGIAVQKQPIMIVMELVSGGSLLTFLRTRAQSLSSRSLLCMCRDAAAGMRYLESKSCIHRDLAARNCLVGDDNIVKISDFGMSREEEEYIVSGGMKQIPIKWTAPEALNFGKYTSLCDVWSYGVLVWEIFSKGDTPYAGMSNSRAREKIDQGYRMPAPEGCPEEVYALMLRCWEYEPDKRPHFNQIYTIIDNIYNR
- the LOC123694734 gene encoding tyrosine-protein kinase Fer isoform X2: MGYTSSGAGRAAHEALLARQDAELRLMETMKRSLQAKMKSDREYALALSAAAAQGQKMDKCEELNGSLIASAWRTMTEEWENTSRLIKTNAEALESRALDRLNTLMTERRKARKAYQEDHTKISSQFTQLSEEVQRKQSEYQKCLESYKQMRAKFEENYLKCPTSRGGRKLDETRDKYGKACRRLHRAHNEYVLLLAEATECERALRTAALPALLDQQRRQGEATATSWKGVLLEVVQRSDFSTDKFKEIQSKTETTVQNLRPQEEYKEFMEKYKSPPSTPVIFAFDESLVEDTSGKLQPNQLTVDNLTVEWLKEKLTELESVLQDNREKQTALQGPEIIGNGVCKNNNSMTNGVNGIDRHSPPPIPVTTSEPIKLLELRIAERKCAKQAEMIRSALAELGCEEAPSGCPDLSAETVGVDSLDGSTVDHQVSASETERSLVDQEWFHGVLPREEVVRLLRSDGDYLVRETTRNHARQLVLSVCWGQHKHFIVQTTPEGHYRFEGAAFPSVAELVAWQRASGVPVTARSGALLRRAVPRETWELNNDHVQLLDKIGRGNFGDVYKARLITTGQEVAVKTCRVALPEEQKRTFLQEGRILKQYQHPNIVRLIGIAVQKQPIMIVMELVSGGSLLTFLRTRAQSLSSRSLLCMCRDAAAGMRYLESKSCIHRDLAARNCLVGDDNIVKISDFGMSREEEEYIVSGGMKQIPIKWTAPEALNFGKYTSLCDVWSYGVLVWEIFSKGDTPYAGMSNSRAREKIDQGYRMPAPEGCPEEVYALMLRCWEYEPDKRPHFNQIYTIIDNIYNR
- the LOC123694734 gene encoding tyrosine-protein kinase Fer isoform X1, producing the protein MGYTSSGAGRAAHEALLARQDAELRLMETMKRSLQAKMKSDREYALALSAAAAQGQKMDKCEELNGSLIASAWRTMTEEWENTSRLIKTNAEALESRALDRLNTLMTERRKARKAYQEDHTKISSQFTQLSEEVQRKQSEYQKCLESYKQMRAKFEENYLKCPTSRGGRKLDETRDKYGKACRRLHRAHNEYVLLLAEATECERALRTAALPALLDQQRRQGEATATSWKGVLLEVVQRSDFSTDKFKEIQSKTETTVQNLRPQEEYKEFMEKYKSPPSTPVIFAFDESLVEDTSGKLQPNQLTVDNLTVEWLKEKLTELESVLQDNREKQTALQGPEIIGNGVCKNNNSMTNGVNGIDRHSPPPIPVTTSEPIKLLELRIAERKCAKQAEMIRSALAELGCEEAPSGCPDLSAETVGVDSLDGSTVDHQDRSSIASKASLDALRLHLHSIVPPKPFLRLFTRPFRRKSAPASPALPPKTYRSSSEGPDPVSASETERSLVDQEWFHGVLPREEVVRLLRSDGDYLVRETTRNHARQLVLSVCWGQHKHFIVQTTPEGHYRFEGAAFPSVAELVAWQRASGVPVTARSGALLRRAVPRETWELNNDHVQLLDKIGRGNFGDVYKARLITTGQEVAVKTCRVALPEEQKRTFLQEGRILKQYQHPNIVRLIGIAVQKQPIMIVMELVSGGSLLTFLRTRAQSLSSRSLLCMCRDAAAGMRYLESKSCIHRDLAARNCLVGDDNIVKISDFGMSREEEEYIVSGGMKQIPIKWTAPEALNFGKYTSLCDVWSYGVLVWEIFSKGDTPYAGMSNSRAREKIDQGYRMPAPEGCPEEVYALMLRCWEYEPDKRPHFNQIYTIIDNIYNR